The Malassezia japonica chromosome 9, complete sequence genomic interval TTGGCTCGTTCCTCTTTGTCTCGGTGGTCGGATGGTACGTTGCGATTCTCACGCAGGGAAACGTGccggcggcagcgtgcagccgagcaggcgcgcctcaaGCATATCATGAGCGAGcatgcgcgccggcgcgaaGAGCGCGGCCAAGCGCCCGACCCGAGCCCGCCCCTGAGTGCTCGGCATGTCTAATAGGCTACTCCTGTACAATACTATGCCAACGTCGGCGTCCACTCGAGCGGCTGCGGGGCCTTGTACCACGCAAGCCAGTCGCTGCTCTCGGTCGGGAGCAGGCCCATGCTCCAGCACTTGTACAGGCCAATGGCCGTGCACGCAAGCTGGCATGCGACAAACAGCAGCATCTGCGGCAGGACCGAGTGCTTCTCGCTGCGGTACGGCGCAAAGACTGCATCAGTCACAGAACCTACCCGTATTCACCGTGGTAATGCCTTTGAGGGGATTGACAACGGTCATGTAGACGACCATCATACTAAAGATCTGGACACCGTTGCCGCTCATGTACAGCATCATGAGATTCATCGGGATGCTCTTGGCAGGTGCCATTGCCGCCTCCCATGCCTTGGACACCTGGATGGCACTCGCGTCGATGGGCTTGTTGGCCACCGGCGCGTTCTTGTCCTGCTTCACGAGGGTCTGGGTGAGGAACGCGACCTACCTTTGGGTCCGTGTAGCCGATCATGACATCCGGAACATTGGCGAGTTTTGTATGCCTGGGTCAGTCGCGCAACCTACTTGGGCGTAATCTTGTCGTAGCCGAGCGTCCACGCCGCaagcggcgacgcgctgtcGCTCCGTGCCATGGTGGTCCCTAGAGCACGTTTCGCCACGTGGATGTGGAGGCGATAACACGCCCTGGTAGGGCCCCAAAACGCGGCACGAAAAAAAATTCCGCACCTTGTGCTACCAGGAtgccgccggtgcgcaaGACAAGCACGAAGAAGGCTAGCACCAAGGGCGATGGTGCGGCTGCAAAGAGCAAGCCTGCTGCACCCCCTGCGGAGCTGATTGCAGGCAAGGTcgacgcgacgcaggcgctcaaggcgTTCAAGGCGCTTACGGCCTACACCCAGGGCCGCACCTCGGCTGCCGGCAACGAGCTTCCGCTGGACGGCCCGGGCTCGCTGGGCGCTGGCAAGGACACGGACAACACAGTCTGGCTGCAGATCACGATCAAGGAGCTGAACCCGGTGCGCAAGGTGAAGCCGGCGCGCATTCCTCTGGCGCACCCCctgctggacgaggaggcgtCGGTGTGCCTGCTCACCAAGGACCCCCAGCGCGAGTACAAGGACCTGCTTATGGAGAAGAACATCCGCTCCGTGAACCGTGTCGTGGGCGTCGAGAAGCTCAAGGGCAAGTTTAAGCCGTttgatgcgcgccgcgagctcgtgcgcgaccaCGACCTGTTTTTGGCGGACGAGCGTATCGTGCCGATGCTCCCGAAGCTGTGTGGCAGTGTATTCTACAAAGACCGCAAGTTCCCTGTGCCGGTCGATATTGTGAACAAGAAGCGTCTTCCGGAGGCAATCGCACAGGCCATTGCCTCGACCTATTTCCTGCAAAATAAGGGCTCGTGCTCCTCGATCAAGATTGGGTTCGTGAACCGCCACAGCCCCGAGGCGTTGGTCGAGAACCTGACGCTGGCCCTGCCGGCGATCGTCAGCAAGCTCCAGGGCAAGTGGGGCAACGTGCAAAATATCGAGGTCAAGACGggccgcagcgctgcgCTTCCCATCTGGAACTGCAAGCtgagcggcgacggcgacgacgtgcgGTGGACCCCGAAAGAGGAGATCGAGGAGGACGATGAAGACgatgaggacgaggacgaggacgaggagcccgTGCCTCCCCcaaagaagcgcaaggcgcctgctgcgtcCGTCTCCAAGACAAAGAAAGTAGCAAAGTAATGACATTGGTGGTATCTAGTCACACTGATACTATACAGCAACTAATAGTCTCCGAGCCAGATGTGACCGCTGAGCTTCTCCGGAGCGGTCGGCGGAAGCGCCTCCCACTCAGGAGTGTCTTCGGTGTCGGTGCCCGCCTCCCAGCGGCGCCACGCCTCGTGATAGCCTGCCTCCAGCGCACGTGTCCATCCCCGAGTGTTGAAGAGAGGGCACTTGTCGCGCGAGAGgaagaggcggcggcgcaagtCCATCAGCTCGCCGGAGCCGCGGCGGAAGATGGCGCGGCCTTCCGGCACACGCATCGCGCCCTTGACAGCGTCTTCGGTGCAGTTCACCGTGAGCATGTCCGGCGTGAGCTCGCTGGGCGACACGTCCTTGGTGGTGTGATTGATCGGCTTGAGCTCGTAGGAGccgtcgcggtgcacggCTTGCTCGACGTACTCGTAATGAATCGAGTTGGCGAGCTCCACGACGCGATCGACATACTCCTTCTCCGAGTGCACCACAAGGCGGTCGTCGATgccggccgcacgcagaatactcgccgcgacgcgcgagcacATCTTGTGGACGTGCTTGGGCCAGGTGAGcatcggcgtgccggaccAGAGGAtgtcggcggccgtcgtgTGCGCGTTACACTCGTTGGTGTCGAGGAAGAGATCCGCAATGCGGCCACGGTAGATATGGATGTGCTTCGGCGCGACATCCGTGAAGATGACACGCTTCGCCACATCGGGGCCGGCCCACTCGGTGGCGAACTTGTGCAGGTGCGCCTGGCCCGAGGCCGGGAAACGCAGCAGCCACAAAATCGACTTGGGAACACGCTTCAGAATCAGGAGCCAGGCCTTGAACAGCACAGGGTCCGTCTTGTACAGCTGGTTGAAGTCGGCAAAGATCACATAGTCGTCCGGCAGGTCGGGGAACACTTCCTTGCGCAtgcgccagcggcgcagctcttCGCGCTCCCACACCTGCTTGTCGGGCAGCTGGTTCTGCACCGGGACGTCTTGCTCCTTCTGCTCCTTGCTCAGCTCGCCCTTCTCCTCTTCGACCGACTGGATGCGCGTCTCTTCTGCGGGGTCGCGGAAGCCTTGCGCATGGTCGTTGACAAAGTAGGAATGGGGCATGTAGATGAAGCGCTCCGTGTACACCCAGTCCTCGCGGGGGTCCTCGGGGTCGAGGtccgcggcgaggtccgTCGACTTCTCGAGGAAGCCGTCGTGGTGGGCATTGCTAGGGCCCTcgcgccagcgcgtgccggcggtCATCGGCGGGGGGCAGACGATCgggtcgacgacgagccagTCGGTCCAGCCCGATGCCATGCCGCCCGCAAAGCCCATAAACTGCATCTGCACCGGGcacgggcgcggcgcaaagaTGTCGTTGCGCGCGCCCTTCGTGTAACCGTTCAGGTTCACGAGGATGTGCACCTTGTCGTGCTGGATCTGCTGGATGATCTTCTCCGAGGACCACGAAGAGACGTCAAGGAAGTGCTGCGACTCCTTCTCGATCTTCTTGCGGTAGGGCGTGTCGTCCGACGCGGTTGTCGCGTAACAGAAGATGTTGAAGCGCGACAGGTCGTGGAAACCAAACACCGACTGCATCAAGTGTGCAAGGGGGTGGTTGTTAAAGTCCGACGACACATAGCCGATGTTCAGCTTGCCaccaggcggcggcgggggggGATAGACATGCTTCGGCAGCCACATCTGTGAGAGCGTACTGTGTGAAGTACGCAGCGCGTTGCGGTGGGAAATCAGGCGGACCTGCCGCGGTGACAGGGGGTAGGTGAAAGTGTGGAACGGAAGCACCGTCGGGATACTCGGGATCGGCAGGCACGTCGGCAGCAGAATGCGGCCGTACGCGTCGTTGTTCACCGTGCCGCTCTCGTTCTCGTTCGTGCACTCGCGCGTGTACAGGTCGTGGTACCAgcggtgctgcgtgcggcgcatgaGACGCTCAATGATACGTAGCATGAAACCGCCCTCGTTCATCGTAGGCGTGTGCTTCGACGGGTCGTAGAAGGGCAGCAGTTTCTCCATCCAgcggtcgcgcgtctcAGGACGGCGATCGCCGAGGCACCGCATGATCTTGTCGACCCACTGCTCGATCGAGCCCTGCGCGTGgaacgcgccgcggccgtaGGCAGTGCCCGCATCAAGCTGGCGAGCGACGATGTTGGTCACGTCGCGCATCCAGCCGGCCTCCTTCGGAGACTCGGGGTACACTTCGCCCCAGTCGCAAaccgcgagcagcgcattaACGAGACCACAGAGCGCTTCAGGGAAGTTGGGGTTCGCTTGCACCGAGCGGCGGTAGTACTCGATCGAGTCCTGCGTCCGGCCCTGGTCCTTGATGGCGTTACCCAAGTTGGCCAGCGCCACGTCAAACGTAGGGTTGAACTCAATTGCCTTCTCGTACATCTTGATCGCCTCGTTCAGGCGGCCCATGTCCTTGAAGAGCGAACCCAAATTGGTGAACAAGTGCGAGTGCGTCGGGTCAAGCTGCAGACCGTGCGCGTAGTAGCGCACAGCGAGCAGCTGGCCGGTAAGTTgaacgcgctcgccgctcaGGCCGACGGTCGTCGTGGCGATAggcagcgacgagagcaGAATACCCAAGTTGTTGAACGTCGACGCACTGGGGTTCATGCTCAGAGACAGGTAGTAGAAGGGAAGCAGCAGCGAGATCGAGGGGGGAATACCGCGCAGCGTAAGACGCTTCGAGCCCGAGTCGGCCGCGTTCGTCGCCGCATCCTGGAAGAGCTTCGCGAGGGCCAGCAGGATCGTCGAGCCAATCTGGGACGACTGGCGATAGACGGCCTCCAGCGGCGAGCCCGGGGGAATCGGCGCCTTGCCCGCATGGGGGCTAAAGACCGGCAAGATGCCGTTCGTAGGCGCAAAGAGGATACGGTGCAGAAGCACGACCTGGTCGGGCAGCAGGAAGACGACAGGCAGCTGGTtgccgccgatgcgcagcatcgtcgcgaccgccgcatcgccggcctcgcgcacaaGGCCGAGCACACCCTCGGGGTGCAGGCGCGTGTACTGGCCCTGGGTCACCACCGCAGAGTACGCGGGGTTCGAGATGTCGATGCCAAACGCGGCACCGACCTCGGCAGCGGTCGACAGCGCATCGTGGCCAGGGACCACGGCGCCAAACGACAGGATGGCCACCACACAGATCGCGATGatcacgtcgcgcaccgagtAGCCCGGGTGGCCAGGTACCGAGACGATAACCTCGACCGCGCGCTGGTACTCCTCAGCGGCCGACGCAACGCCGTGTCCCTCGATGACGTACTTGAGGTTACCCTTGGCGTAGAACAGGTTCTGCACACGCGGCAGCTGCGTAATCGGCAGCTGCTGGGGAAGCAGCTGCGATTCCATGGTGCCAGCGCTGTACTCACGCTGCACACGGAAGCGAGGATCGTCCTTCGGCTCGTTCAGCATGATCTTGCTGCGCACAGGGATAatgtgcgcctcgacaaagtcacacaggcgcagcgccgtctcAAACTGCGGCGGACGGCTCTCCGAGTCGGCACCcgcagccgccggcgagcagAGCACACCGAGCAAATTCTCAAATGCGTCCCAATAGCCCGGCAGGAGCTGCAGTGCACGCCACCACCAGCTCTCGGCCTCTTTCCAGTAGCCAAGCGCACGGAGGGCAGTACCGATGTTCGACATCGCCTCGACGTAGTTCGAGTCGATACGCAAAATCAGGTTGTTGTACCACAACGAGCCCGCGAGGTTGCCTGACGTATAGTACGTGCACGAAAGCAGCAGGAGCGTCGGCAGGTGCTCGGGGTGCAGCttgtgcagcgcatgcaacagcggcagcagcgtgGGGTGCAGCTTCGTGCCaccgcgcgtcgagcggcgcggcgccttttGGTGCACGAGGTCCGTCTTTTCCAGCTCGCTCTTCTCTCCGACCGCGACGCTGGTGGAGTAGAGGTGGTGCGCATATTGCAGCAGTtcgtcgcgcacctgcgGCGACTTGATATCGAGACccgaggcgtacgcggACGCAGACAAGAGGTGGATCGGGTCCTCGGCACCCGTGTCCGCCATAAGCGGCGAGAcaggcgcctcgagctccgagCTCCAGCCCGAAATCGGGACCTGCGGCGGGCCCTGCGAAGGAAAAGCCATCGACCGCGTCTCGCTGTCGGTATAAGCCGGCGTGGAGATGGCCGGTGTCGATGCagacgtcgcgcccgaAGCGGTCGTCGGCACGTCCAGGTTGCTCTTGGACGGCGACGTCTCGCTGTAGGACCGGCGCGCCTTCTTGCCGCCCTCCATCGGCATGGGCTCCTCGTGAGAGCGGCGCATAGGCAGGTCGGACGAGACAAGTGGCATCGTCTCGTCTGGCGCGCTCACCGGTTCGGTCGCAGGCGGCCCGGCAATCGCCGTCGTCACTGCAGGCGTCGACATCGGCGCTGCGTTCGTCGTGGGCATGGCAAagaccggcgcgctcctcgactGCTGTTCCTCGGGATGCGTGGTGTTGCTAAAgtgcgcctgcagctgctgctcaTCCTGGACAAGCTGGCGGTTGTGCGCTTGCATGTCGGGCATGTCGACCGAAGTCACGAACGGCGTAGCGCGGTTCTGCGACTTTTCCTTCTGCATGCGCGCATGATAGTTGTCCGTGAGCGAGTGGAGCTGCGTCTGGTAGTGGCTCGCAATGTTGGGAGGGAACACTtcgccgtcgctgcgcgactcctcgccctcgttCGACATCTTGACGCGGTACTTGTCATTGGTCTGCTGCAGGacacgacgcgcctcgactTGGCGCTTGGGACCATCGAGGCCGGCCCAAGCACGGAGCCGCGAGGCGACTTCCTCTTGCtgctcgcggtcgagggGCTCCCAGTCTTCCTTGTCGCCACCCGGGACCGATTGGTAGGTCATCGCAGCGGTGGCGTACGCGGCAGCCGAAGCAAGCACCGCGTATTCGTCATCGGCAATCGTGCAGTAGCGTGGCTCAAACTTGGTCTCGTCTTCTGGCGAGGCGGTACCCCACGAGCCGACCGGGATCTGGTCACCCGGAATCAGGCCCGGCATCTCGACATTCTCCGAGATACCcagcgaggtcgaggcctCCTTTGTcttgggcgccgcgctcacTGCATCTTCGCCGTCATGTGCAACGTCTTTGTTGTCCttcgccgcctcgacgttCGCCGAGGGCTCGGAGAAAATGGGCAGGACCGAGTGCACGTCGCCAAGCGTCTGCTCCCAGGCATTGGAGCCGACCGTGTTCCACGACTGTCTCCTGCGGTACTGCTCAAAGGACGGCGGCGACTTGCGGTGGCCGGTATTGCGCAGATCGTGCAcactcggcgccgcgggcatcgcgctcgactcggaAGACGTCACCGGCGCCGATGCGGTCGAGGTGGATACCGGCACCTCGTTGCTGGTGGTCGTCGGCGTATCTTTGTCCTCGGCCATGGCATCCTTGTGCGACGGCGCAAGTGCTTGGGACGAGTCCCACGGGCTGGGCAGCCGGGGCATCATGGGACGCTCCGGCACACGCTGAAGGACTTGCTCGACATTGCTGAGCCCCTGGCCATTCTCTGCAAGGTGTGCGGGTATATTGGCAGAGGAGACAGGAGGGAATGCCTCGTAGTGCATCCACGCAGGCATATTGACGCGCGGCCGATCCTCGGTGGGAATGCCCCGCGAGTTTTGCGAGGAGGAGACCGTGGCCGAAGTAAAGTCGTGTGCGCATTGCTCTTTCGGCGTCGTGTCGACGTCCATACCGCCGGTGTCGCCACTGTGCTTGCGCATCATCGAGCCAGCATGGTTCTGGCGCTGGCCCTcagaggcggcggcctcggccgcaaTGCGGTGGAGGACGTCTTCGGAagcctcgccgcgcttcgGCTGGACAAACGGGGTGAcggcagccgcggcggacTCCATGCCGGTGCCGTCGCTGGTCGGCGTCTCCTGCTCCGCTTCGCCGTGGCGCTTCTCGTggcggatgcgcgccgcctcgttctGTTGGCGATCTTCCTGCAAGGCGCCACTGCCGTTATTTACATTGCTGTTCTGTCCCTTCAACGAGTCGTTAAAGGTGGTTGTCATAGTGGCATGTTGCGACCCCATCTTTCCGCTGTTATGGGAGTCATCGTGTGCTTGGTAGCTCGAGCCGGCGGGCTCACCGTCCACCGGAACGAACTCCGCGCCATCCCTGGACGGGGTCATGATAGGCGAAACTGCTTGTGTTAGGGACGAGTCTGTGCTGATGGGTCAGAGGTAGCACAGAGTCCCAGTGGCAAAAGATAAGTGGCGTCTGGTGCGCTCAAGTTGTGTATATAGGCACTTGCAAATTGAAACGCTTGTCCGCCCGCTGACGGTCATCGCTCAGGGTACACTATGACGGCCATCTATACGCACTCTCGGTCGATTCGCTGTGTTTCTGACACTCATTCCAATAGGAAGAGCGCTTGCGCCCTGGCCAAGAACCGATTATGACGTCGTTGGCCTAAGTACCTGGACTGCGCCCCTGAATCTGCGTCAGAATAGGAGTGAAAAGGCGACGTTTTCTGGGTCATGACGTCATAATAGACACAAGTCCTAGGTGTTCCGCCGTTTATGGGCCGCATTACGCCCTCGCTAGTCCCATTATGACGTCACGTTGGTCGCATGAAGTCAATTTTGGCCCCGCCGCCAAACGCCACATCTATTTCCGCCGATCGGGGGCCCGAGTCCATTAATGACTTGCATCGGGGGACTAATGCGATTCGGTGACGTTAACGATGCCCAGGGACCAAGCTGCACCCTGTACCCGAGTCCATTACGCCGCCACGCCCGCGACTCGCTTGGCAGACGGTGTGGCGTTTACCTCTCGCAAAGGCAAAATTACGTTCCTACATCCTATAGCTTGGAAAGCGCCATGCGGGGGCGCTCCATAGATACCGCCGCGGTCCCTGTACTGCTATCTTCGGCACTCGGCAACATACTCTCCGCATCAGGATCGGGAGGGAGGGGAATCGAACGGATGGGGGACAGGCGCCACTGCAAGTCGCGCAGTGGCTTGCTCGCGGGGTGCCAGTCGTGGTAGTCCTGGATCACCTCCACAATATCGTCGCCGAAAAAGTGCTGGATCGTGGTGTCTTCCAGCAAGCCACGCAGGCCCCACGGAAGCTCGTAGGGGTTCCAacgctgcgcggcaaaCGACGTCGTGACAAGGGGTATGTGCGTCGCACCGGAACTGCGGGGGGAGTTGGTTTCAAATAGGTATCGCGTCGCAAGGTCATAGACATTTTCTTCGTCGTACACGAGCGAATGGCCCAGGCCGCCGTACAGCGAGCCCGCGACCGAAGCACTGAGCAGCGTAAGCAAATTGTGGTCGTGGAAACCGCAGTTGCGCACGGCCACACACAGGATAATCAGACTGATCAAAAAGTCGGTTTCGGGGAaggcgacgccgtcgaTGTACACCGCGCGCAAAATCGacgggtgcgccgcggacgAGTTGAGCGCAGAGTACAGCGGCACCACATTGTCGTCGATCGAGCCAATATGCACAAACTTGATGCCGGCGGTGAGTAGGCGGCCGTACGCCTCGCGATGCCGCGCCGAAATGGCCGTGTCGGAAGACTGGAACTCGaacagctcgcgcgcggcacccGTCTCAAAGTAGTTTATGTAGGACGAAGCAA includes:
- a CDS encoding uncharacterized protein (TransMembrane:2 (i85-108o128-148i); BUSCO:EOG09264KSI; EggNog:ENOG503P544; COG:S), whose protein sequence is MARSDSASPLAAWTLGYDKITPKHTKLANVPDVMIGYTDPKTLVKQDKNAPVANKPIDASAIQVSKAWEAAMAPAKSIPMNLMMLYMSGNGVQIFSMMVVYMTVVNPLKGITTVNTVFAPYRSEKHSVLPQMLLFVACQLACTAIGLYKCWSMGLLPTESSDWLAWYKAPQPLEWTPTLA
- the CIC1 gene encoding proteasome-interacting protein cic1 (EggNog:ENOG503NU7W; COG:S), coding for MPPVRKTSTKKASTKGDGAAAKSKPAAPPAELIAGKVDATQALKAFKALTAYTQGRTSAAGNELPLDGPGSLGAGKDTDNTVWLQITIKELNPVRKVKPARIPLAHPLLDEEASVCLLTKDPQREYKDLLMEKNIRSVNRVVGVEKLKGKFKPFDARRELVRDHDLFLADERIVPMLPKLCGSVFYKDRKFPVPVDIVNKKRLPEAIAQAIASTYFLQNKGSCSSIKIGFVNRHSPEALVENLTLALPAIVSKLQGKWGNVQNIEVKTGRSAALPIWNCKLSGDGDDVRWTPKEEIEEDDEDDEDEDEDEEPVPPPKKRKAPAASVSKTKKVAK
- a CDS encoding uncharacterized protein (COG:G; COG:O; COG:T; EggNog:ENOG503NUR6), which codes for MTTTFNDSLKGQNSNVNNGSGALQEDRQQNEAARIRHEKRHGEAEQETPTSDGTGMESAAAAVTPFVQPKRGEASEDVLHRIAAEAAASEGQRQNHAGSMMRKHSGDTGGMDVDTTPKEQCAHDFTSATVSSSQNSRGIPTEDRPRVNMPAWMHYEAFPPVSSANIPAHLAENGQGLSNVEQVLQRVPERPMMPRLPSPWDSSQALAPSHKDAMAEDKDTPTTTSNEVPVSTSTASAPVTSSESSAMPAAPSVHDLRNTGHRKSPPSFEQYRRRQSWNTVGSNAWEQTLGDVHSVLPIFSEPSANVEAAKDNKDVAHDGEDAVSAAPKTKEASTSLGISENVEMPGLIPGDQIPVGSWGTASPEDETKFEPRYCTIADDEYAVLASAAAYATAAMTYQSVPGGDKEDWEPLDREQQEEVASRLRAWAGLDGPKRQVEARRVLQQTNDKYRVKMSNEGEESRSDGEVFPPNIASHYQTQLHSLTDNYHARMQKEKSQNRATPFVTSVDMPDMQAHNRQLVQDEQQLQAHFSNTTHPEEQQSRSAPVFAMPTTNAAPMSTPAVTTAIAGPPATEPVSAPDETMPLVSSDLPMRRSHEEPMPMEGGKKARRSYSETSPSKSNLDVPTTASGATSASTPAISTPAYTDSETRSMAFPSQGPPQVPISGWSSELEAPVSPLMADTGAEDPIHLLSASAYASGLDIKSPQVRDELLQYAHHLYSTSVAVGEKSELEKTDLVHQKAPRRSTRGGTKLHPTLLPLLHALHKLHPEHLPTLLLLSCTYYTSGNLAGSLWYNNLILRIDSNYVEAMSNIGTALRALGYWKEAESWWWRALQLLPGYWDAFENLLGVLCSPAAAGADSESRPPQFETALRLCDFVEAHIIPVRSKIMLNEPKDDPRFRVQREYSAGTMESQLLPQQLPITQLPRVQNLFYAKGNLKYVIEGHGVASAAEEYQRAVEVIVSVPGHPGYSVRDVIIAICVVAILSFGAVVPGHDALSTAAEVGAAFGIDISNPAYSAVVTQGQYTRLHPEGVLGLVREAGDAAVATMLRIGGNQLPVVFLLPDQVVLLHRILFAPTNGILPVFSPHAGKAPIPPGSPLEAVYRQSSQIGSTILLALAKLFQDAATNAADSGSKRLTLRGIPPSISLLLPFYYLSLSMNPSASTFNNLGILLSSLPIATTTVGLSGERVQLTGQLLAVRYYAHGLQLDPTHSHLFTNLGSLFKDMGRLNEAIKMYEKAIEFNPTFDVALANLGNAIKDQGRTQDSIEYYRRSVQANPNFPEALCGLVNALLAVCDWGEVYPESPKEAGWMRDVTNIVARQLDAGTAYGRGAFHAQGSIEQWVDKIMRCLGDRRPETRDRWMEKLLPFYDPSKHTPTMNEGGFMLRIIERLMRRTQHRWYHDLYTRECTNENESGTVNNDAYGRILLPTCLPIPSIPTVLPFHTFTYPLSPRQVRLISHRNALRTSHSTLSQMWLPKHVYPPPPPPGGKLNIGYVSSDFNNHPLAHLMQSVFGFHDLSRFNIFCYATTASDDTPYRKKIEKESQHFLDVSSWSSEKIIQQIQHDKVHILVNLNGYTKGARNDIFAPRPCPVQMQFMGFAGGMASGWTDWLVVDPIVCPPPMTAGTRWREGPSNAHHDGFLEKSTDLAADLDPEDPREDWVYTERFIYMPHSYFVNDHAQGFRDPAEETRIQSVEEEKGELSKEQKEQDVPVQNQLPDKQVWEREELRRWRMRKEVFPDLPDDYVIFADFNQLYKTDPVLFKAWLLILKRVPKSILWLLRFPASGQAHLHKFATEWAGPDVAKRVIFTDVAPKHIHIYRGRIADLFLDTNECNAHTTAADILWSGTPMLTWPKHVHKMCSRVAASILRAAGIDDRLVVHSEKEYVDRVVELANSIHYEYVEQAVHRDGSYELKPINHTTKDVSPSELTPDMLTVNCTEDAVKGAMRVPEGRAIFRRGSGELMDLRRRLFLSRDKCPLFNTRGWTRALEAGYHEAWRRWEAGTDTEDTPEWEALPPTAPEKLSGHIWLGDY